ttaacaaaatattatgattaattagtACTCATacctaattttttataataacacCCGACCAAACCAAATTGACCATTCAATTTTGAGTTGATCACTGAACTTGTTCtctgttttcaaaaatatacctTACAAAACTGAAATTTCTAGACATTGTAAAATCTTCGGCCCCAACTAACACAATTTCAATtatctattttaatttaaaacgcGAGCCTAATTATTCGGCAAGACAAATTAGGAACAGGTCGGACCGAAAAAATAGTCCCTCTCATTTATTTACATCTTTTTACAATACTTGACATGCATTTTAAagacgcatataaaatatagctgtgtaacttattttaaattttttttttttttttataaaaatataaacatcaaacttttattcagaaggaaaaaaattcaaaataatttattactccctccgtcccacccatttcttatcgaatgggttgggcacggaggttaagaaatatgtataaagaagtggaaaagaggaagaaaagtgggtaaagtggtgggacccattgatttttaatgtataaaaagaagatagtggagtaaaagtagtgtgaaatggaaagaaaagtggagaagtggtgggacccattgactatttttggtaagttttgaaatgtaaagaattgggtgggacacccaaaaaggaaaaagtgtaaagaaatgggtgggacggaaggAATAAACTACATTTTATCTATTTTACGAGAGTATTAGAATGCGAGCCGAATTCCGTCCCCGATCTAAACAAATGAgaggaacagagggagtaaagtAATAAAGTAAGGTTTACCAACCCTGCTTCGAGTTGCACATGTTCACATATATATCAAACTCCTCCTTGTCCTTAACACCATTTTGTCAACTTCTCAGCATGCCTTGTTTGAACGTCGCGGTGATCGGAGCGGGCGTCGGCGGCTTGTGCGCCGGCCGCGAGCTTCAACGAGCAGGCCACCGAGTCACAATCTTCGAAAAGCAAAACCAACTCGGTGGAACATGGGTCTATGATCCACGAGTTGAGTCAGATCCCCTAAGCCTTGACCCTAAAAGAGAGATCATTCACAGCAGCCTCTACGCTTCGCTCCGAACAAATTTTCCGAGACACGTGATGGGCTTTTCCGATTTCCCGTTTACGAAAATTTACGAAGATTCCAGGGCATTTCCGTCGCACGAGGAGGTGCTGAGGTTTTTGAACGATTTTGCGGAGCAGTTTGGGCTTGTTGAGTTGACTCGGTTGAACACGGAAGTGGTCCGAGTTGAGCTGAAGGAGGATGAGTGGGTTGTTGAGTCAAGAATGGGCGAGTTGACTCGGGAGGAGGCTTTTGATGCGGTGGTTGTTTGCGTGGGGCATCACACTGAGCCCCGGGTGGCTAATTTTCCAGgtgcattttattttttgtatgttgttatgttaattaaatatattttatgtttgtaaTTATTTCGAGTTAAGTATTGATCAGGGAAAatggttttaatatttatagttcaaatattagaaaaaaaacatatagttTGAGAAAATGGGTCGAAaacatatttttgaaatgtaACTAAATATTACGTTAGTGGtgattgtttattattttttttttttgaaagagatTTTATTTCATTAAGAAGAAACATCATACATAAGAGCCTCCACCACACATGAAGGAGGAGACGTAAATAAAATCTGGCAATAGGCTAAACAAGGATATCTAGCTAATTGGTGAGCAACCTTGTTTGCACTTTTCCGAATAAAATTAACTGAAGTAAAATGGAGTTGGCTAAGCTTCTGGCAGCAGCTGGCAATCACATCCCCCACTTCTAAGTAGTTGACATCTCCTTTTTGAATAGCTCTGGTCGTTAACTGAGAGTCTGTTTCGATGAAGTGGTGATTGTTTATTACTATTGAAAGAGCAAAACACAAAATATTTAgtataacaaaattttgttCACTAATAGGCGGGAATAAACCCATGAAAATAAAGCCAAAAGATTCAGAATTGTTAAGCTGAAAAAAGAATATTTGGTCAGGATCACACCTGTGTATATTTGATGGGGAAGAATCAAATTAAGGGCCAGAGAAGACAAAGGTGAAGTGacaaaataataacatataagATTCAAAGGCAGCTTTTGCCATCGTTTAGCATTGGAGGAGAATCATATAGTGAAAGTTAAACATTTAACACAATTCATGCCGATGAAAAATAGGATAAAAAGTACAGTAATTCCTAAAAGCGacctaatatatattaatgaatatgCTATATAAATATTCCAAATTTTCTATATTACTCTATCTGCATCCCACTTGTCCTATTAGTGATGCAATTCAAATTCTGAGTTTGGTAAAATAAATTCTGAGTTCCGAACTAAGCtgaatatatatttgacttttGTGCTTAAAATTTATGACCCGCCCTAACTCAGaccttctaaattttttttgttcgaATTCAAGCGACAATAATTAACTTGATTACACTACTAGATTGAAGGGTGAAGGTATTAGTAGTTAAGTCGGTGGAGACATGTGTGCATATGAGAAAAAATCgagattttgatatatatattgttttgagaTTAATTCCCTTgaacatataatttaatttatccaTTTTTAACAAAAGCAGGCATTGAGAAATGGCCAGGAAAGCAAATCCATAGCCACAACTACCGTAATAATAAGCCATTTCGTGATCAGGTACATCATAATTTGGGTATAATTTCAATATTTCATAAAACACATTCATATGCTCGACAAAACTTTTTGTATagtaattttacataattaagaACATTCATTACCTGAA
This genomic window from Daucus carota subsp. sativus chromosome 7, DH1 v3.0, whole genome shotgun sequence contains:
- the LOC108196121 gene encoding flavin-containing monooxygenase FMO GS-OX-like 2 isoform X3; the protein is MFTYISNSSLSLTPFCQLLSMPCLNVAVIGAGVGGLCAGRELQRAGHRVTIFEKQNQLGGTWVYDPRVESDPLSLDPKREIIHSSLYASLRTNFPRHVMGFSDFPFTKIYEDSRAFPSHEEVLRFLNDFAEQFGLVELTRLNTEVVRVELKEDEWVVESRMGELTREEAFDAVVVCVGHHTEPRVANFPGIEKWPGKQIHSHNYRNNKPFRDQIVVVIGAGPSAMDISIEIAKVAREVHLSTRSSSMLSKLAIFAKLNKHPETTGIPLMELQAKWLSLVLSGQRLLPSKETMMADTEDFYKSLELRGIPIRHTHSLVMKFEYPNWLADQLGLPGIDEQIKKIQGQVFKILLSSEGSDLREWDVDSWLDSIN
- the LOC108196121 gene encoding flavin-containing monooxygenase FMO GS-OX-like 3 isoform X2, coding for MFTYISNSSLSLTPFCQLLSMPCLNVAVIGAGVGGLCAGRELQRAGHRVTIFEKQNQLGGTWVYDPRVESDPLSLDPKREIIHSSLYASLRTNFPRHVMGFSDFPFTKIYEDSRAFPSHEEVLRFLNDFAEQFGLVELTRLNTEVVRVELKEDEWVVESRMGELTREEAFDAVVVCVGHHTEPRVANFPGIEKWPGKQIHSHNYRNNKPFRDQIVVVIGAGPSAMDISIEIAKVAREVHLSTRSSSMLSKLADILFHCTGYRYNFPFLKTNNIVTVEDNRVGPLYKHVFPPELAPRLSFIGIPYATTGIPLMELQAKWLSLVLSGQRLLPSKETMMADTEDFYKSLELRGIPIRHTHSLVMKFEYPNWLADQLGLPGIDEQIKKIQGQVFKILLSSEGSDLREWDVDSWLDSIN